A single genomic interval of Helianthus annuus cultivar XRQ/B chromosome 6, HanXRQr2.0-SUNRISE, whole genome shotgun sequence harbors:
- the LOC118479629 gene encoding plectin-like yields MAEPSNPHNVEGENLEPSSPVVAEEEEGGAAGGGLPVLKWTKKTFDRLILDVQMPPEYGACYPSEAAGSQSGAGKRQVEETAAGAGGPKRQRLQSKRTGPTSKKPAVIVELQDKDFSIFDAPESPPHDTGAGVTEEPSTTPIKVVPESTVRMEGTAEKVATQIFDTVDSSNNLISPNEGDNLGLRFSDSGKQKSDAEPQKTDAEAANVTLGKEKAAAEAIAVKAQQAEALAVKALEEAKETGARTAKALDEAKERENRTSKALEEANAERTRLGKVVASLQAEVQTREVAVTDLTARMTAAEERANTAVEAKDALASSFNQLEADREWMRSHGIARVSML; encoded by the exons ATGGCTGAACCgtcaaatccacacaatgtggagggtgaaaacctgGAGCCTTCATCGCCGGTGGTGGCGGAGGAAGAAGAGGGGGGAGCCGccggtggtggtttaccggtGTTAAAGTGGACCAAGAAGACCTTTGATCGTCTGATTCTTGATGTCCAAATGCCCCCTGAATATGGGGCCTGTTACCCATCggagg ctgcGGGCTCGCAGTCTGGTGCTGGGAAGAGGCAAGTAGAAGAGACGGCCGCTGGTGCCGGTGGACCGAAACGTCAGAGGTTGCAGTCTAAGAGGACTGGTCCGACATCAAAGAAACCTGCGGTTATTGTTG AGCttcaagataaagatttttctatctttgatgctccggAGTCACCCCCGCATGATACGGGCGCGGGTGTGACTGAGGAACCTTCGACAACTCCTATCAAGGTGGTGCCTGAGTCAACCGTGCGGAtggagggtaccgcagagaagGTCGCGACCCAGATATTCGATACCGTTGAttcgtccaacaatctgatctctcccaatgagggagacAATTTGGGTCTGCGGTTTTCTGATTCTGGGAAGCAAAAGTCTGATGCAGAACCGCAAAAAACTGATGCTGAA gcagcgaacgttaCCTTGGGCAAAGAGAAAGCTGCAGCTGAGGCAATTGCGGTTAAAGCGCAACAAGCAGAGGCCCTGGCTGTTAAGGCGCTGGAAGAGGCCAAGGAAACGGGGGCCCGTACTGCGAAGGCCCTTGATGAGGCCAAAGAGAGGGAAAACCGCACTTCGAAGGCTCTGGAAGAGGCGAACGCGGAGCGTACCCGCTTGGGTAAggttgttgccagccttcag gctgaggttcagacccgggaggtcgcggtcaCTGACCTCACAGCCCGCATGACTGCAGCAGAAGAGCGAGCTAACACTgctgttgaggccaaggatgccttggcaTCTTCTTTTAACCAGCTGGAGGCTGATCGCGAGTGGATGCGGAGTCAtggcatcgcgcgtgtaagtatgtTGTGA